The nucleotide window AAAAGTGTCGGAGGGAGGAGGATGGCCGTCATAGAGGAGCTTCCGACAGTCAAGTTCGAGCGCGTCGGGAGCCACTCTCACATAAAAGGCCTCGGCCTCGACGAAAACGGAAGGGCGAGGTTCATAGGGGACGGAATGGTTGGTCAAATAAGGGCAAGGGAGGCCGCCGGGATAGCCGTGAAGCTCATAAAGCAGGGGAAGCTGGCCGGTAAGGGAATACTCCTCGTTGGACCTACAGGGAGCGGTAAGACCGCGATAGCCATGGGCATAGCGAAGGAGCTTGGAGAGGACGTTCCCTTCGTCCAGATAAGCGGGAGTGAAATTTACTCCGCGGAGGTCAAGAAGACGGAGTTCTTGAAGCAATCCCTGAGGAGGGCGATAGGCGTTAGGATAAGTGAGGAGAAGAAGGTTTACGAGGGTGCCGTCGAGAAGATAGAGCTGAGGAAGACGAGGCACCCCTTCAACCCCTACGTTGAGATACCGGAGAGCGTTATAATAACGCTCAGAACGAAGGACGATAGGAAGACGATAAGAGCTGGCCGTGAAATCGCCTATCAGCTCCTTGAGCTGAGTGTCGAGGAAGGCGACGTTATCCAGATAGACGCCGAAACGGGCAGGGTGTCCAAGGTTGGAACCACGAAGGAGGAGGAAGGTCTCTTCTTCAGGAGGAAGGTGGAGCTCCCGAGCGGCCCCGTGCTCAAGATAAAGGAGTTCACTTACACGGTTACGCTCCATGACCTCGACATCGTGAACGCGAGGGCTGGAGGGATATTCAGCCTGCTCTTCGGTGGCGGCCTTGAGATAAACGACGAGATAAGGGAAAGGGTCGATCAGATGGTTAAGCAGTGGGTTGAGGAGGGCAAGGCCACGCTCGTTCCAGGTGTCCTCTTCATAGACGAGTGCCACATGCTGGACATAGAGGCCTTCTCCTTCCTCGCGAGGGCGATGGAAGGCGAGCTAGCTCCGATACTTATCCTCGCGACGAACAGAGGCGTGGCGAAAATAAGAGGCACGGACATTGAAGCGCCGCACGGCATACCGCTCGACATGCTCGACAGACTGCTGATAATAAACACTGAACCTTACAAGAAGGAGGAGATCAGGGAGATAGTCAAGATAAGGGCCAGGGAAGAGGGTGTGGAGCTCAGCGAGGATGCCCTCGAGTATCTAGCGGAGCTCGGCGAGAAGACAAGTCTTCGCTATGCAGTCCAGCTTCTTGCACCGGCCAGCATAATTGCCGGCGGCAAGCGCGTGGAGAAGAAGCATGTTGAGAAAGCCAGGGAATACTTCGCCGACGTTAAGAGGAGCATAGGCCTAGTTGAGAAGCTTGAGGGGATGCTGAAGTGATATCCTAATCTCCCTTTTCATCTTGTTGTCAAGTGGGGGCTATAGATTACAACGCCAGCCGGTTCTCGGGTGACTATATCA belongs to Pyrococcus yayanosii CH1 and includes:
- a CDS encoding RuvB-like helicase, coding for MAVIEELPTVKFERVGSHSHIKGLGLDENGRARFIGDGMVGQIRAREAAGIAVKLIKQGKLAGKGILLVGPTGSGKTAIAMGIAKELGEDVPFVQISGSEIYSAEVKKTEFLKQSLRRAIGVRISEEKKVYEGAVEKIELRKTRHPFNPYVEIPESVIITLRTKDDRKTIRAGREIAYQLLELSVEEGDVIQIDAETGRVSKVGTTKEEEGLFFRRKVELPSGPVLKIKEFTYTVTLHDLDIVNARAGGIFSLLFGGGLEINDEIRERVDQMVKQWVEEGKATLVPGVLFIDECHMLDIEAFSFLARAMEGELAPILILATNRGVAKIRGTDIEAPHGIPLDMLDRLLIINTEPYKKEEIREIVKIRAREEGVELSEDALEYLAELGEKTSLRYAVQLLAPASIIAGGKRVEKKHVEKAREYFADVKRSIGLVEKLEGMLK